A single genomic interval of Lewinellaceae bacterium harbors:
- a CDS encoding T9SS type A sorting domain-containing protein: MKNIRFLLLLLMGFFFSSLSAQQEFGIHLQPFTIDGFAGIQSFATGQDGHYILLVGGRTDGLHQRQPFASFSPAGNNTAIQVINPISRERWVASTDGLAAPLREQLQSTNMQFYQQDGILYLAGGYGYSPTAGDHITHNRLIAIAVAPLIEAIREGQDIAPCFRQLTDDFFAVTGGYLEKIGNTYYLVGGQRFTGRYNPHNGPSFVQEYTNQIRKFRIVDDGESLSVADKEFITDEVNLHRRDYNALPQIFPDGTAGITAFSGVFQHTQDLPFLNSVDIRPSGYSVNNEFQQYLNHYHCGTAPLYDAAGNKMHSIFFGGISQYFLDETGTLVQDNDVPFVSTIGRVTRSADGNMVEQEIGELPTLLGASSEFIFHPETPQYAPGIIDLNALPADTALIGYLVGGIASTQPNIFFINNGTLSWAQTTLFEVYYVPERISSYPSVEQASNLSGLEAYPNPSKGEVNLAFSLEQSATLAATVQDTNGRIALERQFPTLEAGSQKITLELEELAAGVYIITLTDGREHRPVKVIIE; this comes from the coding sequence ATGAAAAATATCCGCTTTTTACTGTTGCTCCTTATGGGTTTTTTCTTTTCGTCTTTAAGCGCCCAGCAGGAATTCGGCATTCACCTCCAGCCGTTTACCATTGATGGTTTTGCCGGCATCCAGTCATTCGCTACCGGGCAGGACGGGCACTATATCCTTTTGGTGGGAGGCCGCACCGACGGCCTGCACCAGCGGCAGCCTTTTGCTTCCTTCTCCCCTGCCGGAAACAATACTGCCATTCAGGTAATCAACCCAATAAGCCGGGAGCGGTGGGTGGCGTCCACCGACGGCCTCGCCGCTCCGCTACGAGAGCAGTTGCAGTCCACCAATATGCAGTTCTACCAGCAGGATGGTATCCTCTACCTTGCCGGAGGCTATGGGTACAGCCCAACAGCAGGGGATCACATCACGCACAACCGCCTCATTGCCATAGCGGTAGCTCCTCTGATTGAGGCCATCCGCGAAGGGCAGGATATAGCGCCTTGCTTCCGGCAGCTAACCGATGATTTCTTTGCCGTGACCGGCGGCTATCTGGAAAAGATCGGCAATACTTATTATCTGGTGGGGGGCCAGCGATTCACCGGCCGGTACAACCCCCATAATGGCCCTTCTTTTGTACAGGAATATACCAACCAAATCCGGAAATTCAGGATCGTGGATGATGGGGAAAGCCTCAGTGTGGCCGACAAAGAATTCATCACCGACGAGGTAAACCTGCACCGGCGGGACTACAACGCCTTGCCACAAATATTTCCCGATGGCACGGCCGGCATTACCGCCTTTTCCGGTGTCTTCCAACACACTCAAGATCTTCCCTTCCTGAACTCCGTGGACATTCGGCCTTCCGGATACAGCGTCAACAACGAGTTCCAGCAGTACCTCAACCACTATCACTGCGGCACCGCTCCGCTGTACGATGCGGCTGGCAACAAAATGCACAGCATCTTCTTTGGCGGCATCAGCCAGTACTTCCTCGATGAAACCGGAACACTTGTTCAAGACAATGACGTTCCCTTTGTATCCACCATAGGGCGGGTAACCCGGTCGGCAGATGGCAATATGGTTGAACAGGAGATCGGAGAACTGCCTACGCTGCTGGGGGCCAGTTCTGAGTTCATCTTTCATCCGGAAACGCCACAATATGCTCCCGGTATCATCGACTTGAACGCCTTGCCGGCCGATACGGCTCTGATCGGCTATCTGGTAGGCGGCATTGCCAGTACCCAGCCCAATATTTTTTTTATCAACAACGGTACCCTAAGCTGGGCGCAAACCACCCTTTTTGAGGTTTACTATGTTCCGGAGCGCATATCCTCCTACCCTTCTGTGGAACAGGCTTCCAACTTGTCCGGACTGGAAGCTTACCCCAATCCGTCAAAGGGGGAAGTCAACCTGGCCTTCAGCCTGGAGCAAAGCGCTACGCTGGCCGCAACCGTTCAGGACACTAACGGGCGCATTGCTTTAGAACGACAATTCCCCACTCTGGAAGCCGGCTCCCAAAAAATAACGCTCGAATTAGAGGAACTTGCCGCCGGGGTTTACATCATTACGCTAACGGATGGCCGGGAGCACAGGCCAGTTAAAGTTATAATCGAATAG
- a CDS encoding caspase family protein, translating into MPQENHDADRGLSLRDREAQDGNNEWAQGYNHLLAIGISRYDHFKNLPNAVNDVKKVAELLSRRYHYDAQRQTVLLDAEATLGNIHKALRSLQGKVKNTDNLLVYFSGHGFYDEQLEEGFWIPYDGQVNRLETYLDNTRIIRLLRSIHSRHILLVADSCFSGAFFETRNVRVRRRLMTVPSRWALTSGRVELVPDGPPGKNSPFAESFLFHLEHNQKSHLGITSLYPLVLESVGSNSEQLPRCEPMLIPGHSGGEFFFSLEKEGMVGVPQELEPGGSVPQPGGSATGGSTKWMWWAAAALAFALCFTGWQVAFGDKDLKPDNATENEALGENKPDSGIAPDTTKLIGEPIAAPAISTADKWETSPEDPPKKASLVLSFPSGPSGAINLGVMTPGEEKTFLVKVKNKGEGKAENLTWHFDCDSMELSVPQLFNLGPGSEVEKSFQFRAGNAPGPVSVRLEMKGGNLFSVPEAIRLVGIVKEPEPEVVMQRWARTVEEKGIRFSFISEGVVYKSVYDDSTRVIAVDFPDTLLGRTVEFTFVNDTGAVREEQITLDINEKLTIPNFDKPSQR; encoded by the coding sequence ATGCCTCAGGAGAATCATGACGCCGACCGGGGGCTATCGCTTCGCGACCGGGAGGCCCAAGACGGCAACAACGAGTGGGCCCAAGGCTACAACCACCTTCTGGCCATTGGGATAAGCCGTTATGATCACTTCAAAAACCTGCCCAACGCTGTAAATGACGTCAAAAAAGTAGCAGAGCTGCTCTCCCGGCGTTATCATTATGACGCACAACGCCAAACGGTGCTTTTGGATGCGGAGGCAACCCTGGGCAATATTCACAAAGCGCTCAGAAGCCTGCAGGGCAAGGTCAAAAACACGGACAACCTCCTGGTTTATTTTTCCGGGCATGGGTTTTACGACGAGCAGCTGGAAGAAGGGTTTTGGATACCATACGATGGCCAGGTGAACCGGTTGGAGACCTACCTGGACAATACGAGGATAATAAGGCTGCTCCGCTCCATCCATTCCCGGCATATTTTGCTGGTTGCCGATTCTTGTTTTTCCGGCGCTTTTTTTGAAACCCGGAATGTTCGGGTTCGCCGCCGCCTGATGACGGTTCCTTCCCGCTGGGCCCTGACCTCAGGCAGGGTCGAGCTCGTGCCGGATGGGCCGCCCGGCAAGAACAGCCCCTTTGCCGAGAGTTTTTTGTTTCACCTGGAGCACAACCAGAAATCCCACCTGGGCATCACTAGCCTTTATCCCCTGGTCCTGGAGTCGGTGGGCAGCAACTCCGAACAGCTGCCCCGCTGTGAGCCGATGCTGATTCCCGGGCACAGTGGAGGGGAGTTTTTCTTTTCTCTGGAAAAAGAGGGGATGGTGGGGGTTCCTCAGGAGCTGGAACCTGGGGGAAGTGTTCCGCAACCAGGAGGTAGCGCAACGGGGGGCAGTACAAAGTGGATGTGGTGGGCGGCTGCCGCACTGGCGTTCGCTTTATGCTTTACAGGCTGGCAGGTTGCTTTTGGGGATAAAGATTTGAAGCCAGATAATGCAACTGAAAACGAAGCATTGGGAGAGAATAAGCCGGATAGTGGCATTGCGCCCGATACTACGAAGCTCATAGGTGAACCAATAGCTGCCCCTGCCATCTCCACTGCTGACAAATGGGAAACTTCCCCGGAGGATCCCCCGAAAAAAGCTTCCCTTGTATTGAGTTTTCCTTCGGGGCCTTCCGGGGCAATCAATCTGGGCGTAATGACACCAGGGGAGGAAAAAACTTTTCTGGTAAAAGTGAAGAATAAAGGGGAAGGAAAAGCGGAAAACCTGACCTGGCATTTTGATTGCGACAGCATGGAACTCTCGGTTCCACAACTGTTCAACCTTGGGCCTGGCAGCGAAGTAGAGAAATCTTTTCAGTTTCGGGCAGGCAATGCCCCAGGCCCTGTTTCGGTTCGCCTGGAAATGAAAGGCGGCAACCTGTTTAGCGTACCGGAAGCGATCCGGTTGGTGGGGATAGTGAAAGAACCGGAACCGGAAGTGGTTATGCAGCGGTGGGCAAGAACAGTTGAAGAAAAAGGAATAAGATTTTCTTTCATTTCTGAAGGTGTGGTATATAAGTCGGTTTACGACGATTCAACCAGGGTGATCGCTGTAGATTTTCCAGACACCCTTCTTGGAAGAACTGTGGAATTTACCTTCGTCAACGATACTGGAGCTGTGAGAGAAGAGCAAATCACGTTGGACATCAATGAAAAGTTAACTATTCCAAATTTTGATAAACCCAGCCAAAGATGA
- a CDS encoding Rieske 2Fe-2S domain-containing protein has translation MSTTASRKVFSFENLIEPVRLLKFSELTDRQPTPALVENTDLVIVRYDEAFSVLYGRCLHRGAMLADGHVDEQDNLICGVHQWDYRIDSGVSAYNNSEYLYKFKAAIHEGFLYVDRSDVVAFEELHPQPFNREEYLGAYADTHPADTEPHTNYIQELAKNGLKNYGHHGPTAAMGVDRNTLPKWDSIQFLPAQLSRRPLMDDEPVNTKVIIGPRAKRPLELDIPLFVSDMSFGALSREAKIALSKGAELAGTGICSGEGGMLPEEQANNSRYFYELASAKFGFSWEKVEKAQAFHFKGGQGAKTGTGGHLPGNKVNGEIAKVRGLEPGQNAISPAAFPDMKTVEDFRQMADEVRKRTGGIPVGFKIAASRIEADIDFALAVGADYIILDGRGGGTGAAPTVLRNNINVPTIPALARARRHLDQVKATEVTLVITGGLRIAEDFAKALMLGADAVAVSNAAIQAIGCLGMRACNTNNCPVGIATMKDHLRARLEIDKSARRLYNFFTATTGLIEVIARACGYDDVNKFNPDNLSTFDYDMYRLTGINFAGVIK, from the coding sequence ATGTCCACAACAGCAAGCCGTAAAGTTTTTTCCTTTGAAAACCTGATAGAGCCCGTTCGGCTCCTTAAATTTTCCGAACTCACAGACCGCCAGCCTACTCCCGCGTTAGTGGAAAATACAGACCTGGTTATTGTCCGTTATGATGAAGCGTTTTCCGTGCTCTACGGCCGATGCCTCCACCGCGGTGCCATGCTGGCCGACGGGCATGTCGACGAGCAGGACAACCTCATCTGCGGAGTCCATCAGTGGGATTACCGCATCGATTCGGGCGTCAGCGCCTACAACAACAGCGAATACCTCTACAAATTCAAGGCTGCCATCCACGAGGGTTTCCTGTATGTAGACCGGTCCGATGTGGTGGCTTTTGAAGAGCTTCACCCCCAGCCGTTCAACCGGGAAGAATACCTGGGCGCTTACGCCGACACGCATCCTGCGGATACGGAACCCCATACCAACTACATCCAGGAACTGGCGAAGAACGGCCTGAAGAACTACGGCCACCATGGCCCTACGGCAGCCATGGGCGTCGACCGCAATACCCTGCCAAAGTGGGACAGCATCCAGTTCTTGCCGGCCCAACTCTCCCGCCGCCCGCTGATGGACGATGAGCCGGTAAATACCAAAGTCATTATCGGCCCCAGAGCAAAAAGGCCGCTTGAACTGGACATTCCCTTGTTCGTGTCCGACATGTCCTTCGGAGCGCTCTCCCGCGAGGCCAAAATTGCGCTGTCCAAAGGAGCAGAATTGGCCGGCACCGGAATATGTTCCGGCGAAGGAGGCATGCTGCCCGAAGAGCAGGCCAACAATTCCCGGTATTTCTACGAGTTGGCCTCTGCCAAATTCGGGTTCAGCTGGGAAAAGGTGGAAAAGGCCCAGGCCTTCCACTTTAAAGGCGGGCAGGGCGCCAAAACCGGCACCGGCGGCCACCTGCCGGGCAATAAGGTAAACGGGGAGATCGCCAAAGTGCGGGGGCTGGAACCTGGCCAGAACGCTATCTCGCCGGCAGCTTTTCCGGATATGAAAACAGTAGAAGATTTCCGGCAAATGGCGGATGAAGTCCGGAAGCGCACCGGCGGGATTCCGGTGGGCTTCAAAATAGCCGCCAGCCGCATTGAAGCGGATATCGACTTTGCCCTTGCCGTTGGGGCCGATTACATCATCCTGGACGGGCGGGGCGGCGGCACCGGCGCGGCGCCAACTGTACTGCGCAACAACATCAATGTGCCTACCATTCCCGCCCTGGCCCGGGCGCGCCGCCACCTCGACCAGGTGAAAGCCACGGAGGTTACCCTCGTGATCACCGGCGGGCTGCGCATCGCCGAGGACTTCGCCAAAGCCCTGATGCTGGGCGCCGACGCCGTCGCCGTGTCCAATGCCGCCATACAAGCCATCGGCTGCCTGGGCATGCGCGCCTGCAATACCAACAACTGCCCGGTCGGCATCGCTACCATGAAAGACCACCTGCGGGCCCGCCTGGAGATCGACAAGTCTGCCCGCCGGTTATACAATTTCTTTACTGCCACTACCGGACTGATCGAGGTGATTGCCCGGGCCTGTGGTTATGACGATGTAAATAAATTCAACCCCGACAACTTGAGTACCTTCGATTATGACATGTACCGCCTGACGGGTATAAATTTTGCAGGGGTAATCAAATAG
- a CDS encoding histidine kinase yields MKHGRSILFLLLLLLFQYAEAQPGQDTRYWKAQNPVLEKAYKLSSARPEEAIKLVESTLQQSKNTRDWRTEAEAYFLLGNIYEKIGQTALAQQRYAAALHAIRREKAPDLRPAILYRLGEMELEGRQYEAARTHFQECLSSAGNAQLAARCREGLAALAAATGDIAGGVRLYDSLLAYYESLPDSIGMARVGAGKARLYVSQQDLPRARQSYNNSLNYIQQQQLDYEDYAPIEQANRAIIQSSENEQEKIDLSLNTVNSQQNFQLPPEARIGEQLQLADLYINKGELEEAEKYVNASRNLIREDVNPNSSAEVFKKSSELNLRRGAYEAALEDYRQYMLENEKVLRQKQEELDRQVGILKEQGKIDLLVKDIDIEEKEQALLKSQVRSQRLVIVFLSLLLLGAAVSIYFIVKNVRKRRQANQLLLLKSLRAQMNPHFIFNALNSVNNFISRNDERSANKFLTEFASLMRMVLDHSQKDFISFEEEVELLELYLKLEHFRFRDKFDYTFEKSPDIDYATIEVPPMLLQPFIENAIWHGLRYKEHKGKLEVAIGKENGMATVLIRDDGIGRKRSLEAKTSQQTKYQSTGLRNVSRRIQLINQAYQKQYKVSIEDQFPEREDTGTVATLKIPIPQ; encoded by the coding sequence ATGAAGCATGGCCGTTCCATATTGTTTTTATTGCTGCTGTTGCTTTTTCAATACGCGGAGGCTCAACCGGGCCAGGATACGCGTTACTGGAAAGCGCAGAATCCCGTATTGGAAAAAGCCTATAAACTGAGCAGCGCCCGGCCTGAAGAGGCCATTAAGCTGGTGGAAAGCACTTTGCAGCAGAGTAAAAATACGAGAGATTGGCGCACTGAGGCGGAAGCCTATTTCCTGCTGGGCAATATTTATGAGAAAATCGGGCAAACAGCTCTGGCCCAGCAGCGCTATGCAGCGGCGCTCCATGCCATTCGGCGGGAAAAGGCCCCGGATCTCCGGCCGGCCATCCTCTATCGATTGGGCGAGATGGAGCTGGAGGGAAGGCAATACGAAGCTGCGCGTACTCATTTCCAGGAGTGCCTTTCCAGCGCCGGGAATGCCCAACTGGCTGCCCGTTGCCGGGAAGGCCTGGCCGCTTTGGCTGCCGCTACCGGCGACATAGCTGGAGGAGTACGGCTCTACGATTCCCTCCTGGCTTACTACGAAAGCCTGCCGGACAGCATCGGCATGGCCCGGGTCGGCGCCGGCAAGGCCCGGCTGTACGTTTCTCAACAAGACCTTCCCCGAGCCAGGCAATCCTACAACAACTCGCTGAACTACATTCAGCAACAACAACTCGACTATGAAGACTACGCTCCAATTGAGCAAGCCAACCGCGCCATCATTCAGTCTTCGGAAAACGAACAGGAAAAGATCGACCTGAGCCTCAACACAGTCAATAGCCAGCAGAACTTCCAGCTGCCGCCGGAGGCCCGCATCGGCGAACAGCTGCAACTGGCGGACCTTTACATCAACAAAGGAGAACTGGAGGAGGCCGAGAAGTACGTCAACGCTTCCCGAAACCTGATCCGGGAAGATGTCAACCCCAACAGCAGCGCTGAGGTCTTTAAAAAAAGTTCGGAACTCAACCTCCGCAGAGGCGCCTACGAGGCTGCCCTGGAGGATTACCGGCAATACATGCTGGAAAACGAAAAGGTCCTCCGGCAAAAACAAGAGGAACTGGACCGGCAGGTGGGCATCCTGAAGGAGCAGGGCAAGATCGATCTTTTGGTCAAAGACATCGACATAGAAGAAAAAGAGCAGGCCCTGTTGAAAAGCCAGGTGCGCAGCCAGCGGCTCGTCATCGTTTTTTTGTCCCTGCTGTTGCTGGGCGCTGCGGTATCGATTTATTTTATTGTAAAAAATGTACGCAAGCGCAGGCAAGCCAATCAGCTTTTGCTGCTCAAAAGCCTGCGCGCCCAGATGAACCCTCACTTCATATTCAACGCCCTGAATAGCGTCAACAACTTCATATCCCGCAACGACGAACGCTCTGCCAATAAATTTTTGACTGAATTTGCCAGCCTGATGCGCATGGTGCTCGACCACAGCCAGAAAGATTTTATCTCCTTCGAAGAGGAAGTGGAGCTGCTGGAACTCTATCTCAAGCTGGAACATTTTCGCTTCCGGGACAAGTTTGACTACACTTTTGAAAAAAGCCCGGACATCGACTACGCCACCATCGAGGTGCCGCCCATGCTGTTGCAGCCCTTCATAGAGAACGCCATCTGGCATGGGCTGCGGTATAAAGAACATAAGGGGAAGCTGGAGGTGGCTATTGGGAAAGAGAACGGCATGGCCACTGTCCTGATCCGCGATGACGGCATTGGCCGAAAGCGGTCCCTGGAGGCCAAAACCAGCCAGCAAACAAAATACCAGAGCACCGGCCTGCGGAACGTCAGCCGGCGGATACAGCTCATCAACCAAGCCTACCAAAAGCAGTATAAAGTCAGTATCGAAGACCAGTTCCCCGAGCGGGAAGACACCGGCACGGTGGCAACCCTAAAAATACCCATACCGCAATGA
- a CDS encoding dihydrofolate reductase — protein sequence MEIVIIAAKSDNNVIGVDGGLPWHLPADLTFFNQQIEGCYLLSGRKSFESDQGKEIFQGKPFVIVTRQQDYCLEKGKVAHSLEEGISMAEADGAKRLCILGGGEIYRQAMPVADRLIITEVHTQVENGDAFFPEISPRRWKEYRSESHKKDERNPYDFSFVFYASIA from the coding sequence ATGGAAATAGTAATCATCGCCGCCAAATCCGACAACAATGTCATCGGAGTCGACGGAGGCCTGCCCTGGCATCTGCCCGCCGACCTGACCTTTTTTAACCAACAGATTGAAGGCTGTTATTTATTGAGCGGGCGCAAATCCTTTGAATCGGATCAGGGCAAAGAAATCTTTCAGGGCAAACCCTTTGTGATCGTTACCCGGCAACAGGATTACTGCCTGGAGAAAGGGAAAGTGGCCCATTCCCTGGAAGAAGGCATATCGATGGCCGAAGCGGATGGAGCTAAACGGCTTTGCATACTGGGAGGAGGGGAAATCTACCGGCAGGCGATGCCGGTGGCTGACAGGCTCATCATTACGGAAGTACACACCCAGGTGGAAAACGGAGATGCTTTCTTTCCGGAAATCAGCCCCCGGCGCTGGAAAGAATACCGGAGTGAAAGCCATAAGAAGGACGAGCGCAATCCATACGACTTCTCTTTTGTCTTTTACGCCAGCATTGCTTAG
- a CDS encoding YceI family protein has protein sequence MQKKAMFFVLAALLMGATLNAQKYFTREGKVSFFSEAPVEKIEAHNSKATAVVDAEAGKIEFAVLIKAFQFEKALMQEHFNENYMESSKYPKAVFKGDVVNMDKVDLGKDGEYPVKVKGSMTIHGVTNEIEAPGKFIVKDGNITAASSFTVEVADYKIEIPAVVRDNIAKEVRIDIEAALQELKKGS, from the coding sequence ATGCAGAAAAAAGCAATGTTTTTCGTTTTAGCGGCCCTTCTGATGGGCGCTACCCTGAATGCTCAGAAATACTTTACCCGCGAGGGAAAGGTTTCCTTCTTCTCCGAAGCGCCGGTGGAAAAAATCGAAGCGCACAACAGCAAGGCCACCGCCGTGGTGGATGCCGAGGCCGGCAAGATAGAGTTTGCCGTGCTGATCAAGGCTTTTCAGTTTGAAAAGGCCTTGATGCAGGAGCACTTCAACGAGAATTATATGGAGAGCAGCAAATACCCTAAAGCGGTCTTTAAGGGAGATGTTGTCAATATGGATAAAGTGGACCTGGGAAAAGACGGAGAATACCCCGTCAAGGTGAAGGGCAGCATGACCATCCATGGGGTTACCAATGAAATTGAAGCGCCGGGCAAATTCATCGTAAAAGATGGAAATATCACGGCGGCCTCCAGCTTTACCGTGGAAGTGGCCGATTATAAGATCGAAATCCCGGCTGTGGTCCGCGATAACATCGCCAAGGAAGTCCGCATCGATATTGAAGCAGCTTTGCAGGAATTGAAAAAAGGCTCCTGA
- a CDS encoding Rpn family recombination-promoting nuclease/putative transposase: MSPFPALQEHGAAQWKHFVQVFRALKILVFSVSTRSGKRANPCFLIEHKSHPDHTAVFQALYYASSAMLRRARNGEEQWLIIPILFYHGEETWEYRPLSSFFEGLEEPFLRYLPAFDYLYHNFNALPDEEIARLPNRLLASALLVE; encoded by the coding sequence CTGTCACCTTTTCCAGCGCTTCAAGAGCATGGCGCAGCTCAATGGAAACATTTTGTCCAGGTTTTCCGTGCGTTAAAAATACTGGTCTTCTCCGTTTCGACCCGCAGCGGAAAGCGCGCCAACCCGTGTTTCCTGATAGAACACAAAAGCCACCCGGACCACACCGCCGTTTTCCAGGCCCTGTACTATGCCAGCAGCGCCATGCTCCGGCGAGCCAGGAACGGGGAGGAGCAATGGCTGATCATCCCCATCCTGTTCTACCACGGCGAGGAAACCTGGGAGTACCGGCCGCTGAGCAGCTTCTTCGAAGGGCTGGAAGAGCCGTTCCTGCGCTACCTGCCCGCTTTTGACTACCTATACCATAACTTCAACGCCCTGCCGGACGAGGAGATCGCGAGGCTGCCCAACCGCCTGCTGGCATCGGCCCTGCTCGTAGAGTAG
- a CDS encoding response regulator transcription factor: MSTIRAIIVDDELDSREILRNYTAKYCPGLQVVAECANVEEAKAAIAEHRPELVFLDIEMPYGNAFDLLEQLETIDFEAIFITAFSQYAIQALNLSAAYYVLKPIDIEALIQAVEKARRRIQENEALNTARILKENLSLGQKEKQRAALPLIDGFEVVELSEILYCEANDNFTDFHLADGRKLMICRKLKYYENLLSGQGFCRIHRSCMVNLDYVRRYIKGKGGSVVLANGKELQVSNSRKRDFLEKFK; encoded by the coding sequence ATGAGCACGATCCGCGCGATTATTGTGGACGATGAGCTGGATAGCCGGGAGATTTTGCGAAACTATACGGCAAAATACTGCCCCGGGCTACAGGTTGTCGCCGAATGCGCCAATGTAGAGGAAGCCAAAGCGGCTATTGCCGAACATCGCCCCGAGTTGGTTTTTCTCGATATTGAAATGCCCTACGGCAATGCATTCGACCTTTTGGAGCAACTGGAAACCATCGACTTTGAGGCCATATTCATCACGGCCTTCAGCCAGTATGCCATTCAGGCGCTCAACCTGAGCGCCGCCTACTATGTTCTCAAGCCCATCGACATCGAAGCGCTTATCCAGGCCGTCGAAAAGGCCCGGCGGCGCATACAAGAAAATGAAGCGCTCAACACCGCCCGAATCCTGAAAGAAAACCTCAGCCTCGGGCAAAAGGAAAAACAACGAGCCGCCCTTCCCCTGATCGACGGGTTTGAAGTGGTAGAGCTCTCCGAAATCCTCTACTGCGAAGCCAACGACAACTTCACGGATTTTCACCTCGCCGACGGCCGCAAACTCATGATTTGCCGAAAGCTCAAGTACTACGAAAACTTGCTGTCGGGCCAGGGTTTCTGCCGCATTCACCGCTCCTGCATGGTCAATCTCGATTATGTCCGGCGCTACATCAAGGGCAAAGGCGGGTCGGTCGTTCTCGCCAATGGCAAGGAATTGCAGGTATCCAACTCGCGCAAACGCGATTTTCTGGAAAAGTTTAAATGA
- a CDS encoding alpha/beta hydrolase — MKSLKVLFKGALALILLLPIVFFLGPKPHFPVFDGKMAGVDWPLTALDSMVQAHESVIPNLKPDNQARIIWADSVRRTPWSVVYLHGFSASPMEGDPVHREFAARYGCNLYLARLPQHGIDDPESFKDVAPKDWVDGAKEALAIGRLLGEKVILMSCSTGSTLAVYLAAENPEAVDGLILYSPNIAIADPMASLLTYPWGFQIARAIVGEYRTIPAFKGWEAEKYWTTTYRTEGIVALQALLDATMQPRYFEKIRQPLFIGYYYKNEEKKDDVISIEAAKVFFEQASTPPGLKRMLAFPDVNTHVIPSRLLSKDLPEVREATYRFAEEVLGLEGN, encoded by the coding sequence ATGAAATCGCTGAAAGTTCTATTTAAAGGAGCCCTGGCCCTGATCCTGTTGCTCCCAATTGTTTTTTTCCTCGGCCCGAAGCCACATTTTCCGGTTTTTGACGGGAAAATGGCAGGCGTCGACTGGCCGTTGACTGCCCTGGACTCTATGGTACAAGCGCATGAATCGGTTATCCCTAACCTCAAGCCCGACAACCAGGCGCGCATCATCTGGGCCGATTCGGTCCGCCGTACGCCCTGGAGCGTGGTTTACCTGCACGGCTTCTCCGCCAGCCCGATGGAGGGAGACCCGGTCCACCGGGAGTTTGCCGCTCGCTATGGCTGCAATTTGTATCTCGCCCGCCTGCCCCAGCATGGGATCGATGATCCGGAGTCTTTTAAGGATGTGGCGCCTAAAGACTGGGTGGATGGCGCCAAGGAAGCCCTGGCCATCGGGCGTTTGCTGGGCGAAAAGGTGATCCTCATGTCCTGCTCTACGGGGAGTACCCTTGCCGTATACCTGGCGGCGGAAAACCCGGAAGCAGTAGATGGCCTTATTCTGTATTCTCCCAACATCGCTATTGCCGACCCGATGGCAAGTTTGCTTACTTACCCCTGGGGCTTCCAGATCGCCAGGGCCATAGTCGGAGAATACCGCACTATCCCCGCGTTCAAAGGTTGGGAGGCTGAAAAATACTGGACGACAACTTACCGCACGGAAGGCATCGTTGCGCTTCAGGCGCTACTCGACGCCACCATGCAACCTCGCTATTTCGAAAAAATCCGGCAGCCTCTTTTCATCGGCTATTATTACAAAAATGAAGAGAAAAAGGATGATGTGATTTCTATTGAAGCGGCAAAGGTGTTTTTCGAACAGGCTTCTACCCCACCCGGCCTGAAGCGGATGCTGGCTTTTCCGGATGTGAATACCCACGTCATTCCTTCCAGGCTCTTGTCGAAGGATCTTCCGGAAGTCCGGGAGGCTACCTACCGTTTTGCGGAAGAGGTTTTGGGGTTGGAAGGAAATTGA
- a CDS encoding ATP-dependent helicase — protein MAVKLTDEQQAIVEHDGGHAKVLAVAGSGKTLTMGHRIAYLTQEKKVTPRRIRVLMFNRLAKEQFVDRLMKLGFGNRNLPYVSTFHSFAYQFVEHLQREGLTPRKKYWIGEDEERRRILLHKVVSELRREKQLPPENSILHNTNRVNKDLVAFKARLESDILLYRGTTGGINEIYREMAQEIIRLVKRENVPPTEIWVLGRMYAQLVGLEIMLLTFKVPCI, from the coding sequence ATGGCAGTGAAATTAACGGATGAGCAACAGGCGATAGTAGAACACGATGGCGGCCATGCCAAAGTCCTGGCAGTTGCTGGGTCAGGCAAGACGTTGACCATGGGGCACCGCATTGCCTACCTCACCCAAGAAAAAAAGGTGACGCCGAGGCGGATACGGGTGTTGATGTTCAACCGTTTGGCTAAGGAGCAATTCGTTGACCGGCTGATGAAATTAGGCTTTGGCAACAGGAACCTTCCCTATGTTTCCACCTTCCATAGCTTTGCCTATCAGTTTGTAGAACACCTCCAGAGAGAGGGCCTTACTCCCCGAAAAAAATACTGGATTGGGGAAGATGAAGAGCGAAGAAGGATTTTATTGCACAAAGTCGTCAGTGAGCTAAGAAGAGAAAAACAGCTACCTCCCGAAAACAGCATTTTGCACAATACAAACAGGGTTAATAAGGATTTAGTGGCATTCAAAGCCCGCCTGGAGAGCGATATTTTGCTCTACCGAGGCACGACAGGAGGCATCAATGAGATTTACCGGGAGATGGCCCAGGAGATAATCCGGCTGGTAAAACGAGAAAATGTGCCACCAACGGAAATCTGGGTTTTAGGGCGAATGTATGCCCAGTTGGTTGGCCTGGAGATTATGTTGTTGACCTTCAAGGTGCCATGTATTTGA